One Phocaeicola dorei genomic region harbors:
- a CDS encoding SIMPL domain-containing protein, translating to MKSWKQEAVILAIGMLVMGYFIKQGLDTFSGKDRVVNVKGLAEMEVPANKVTWPLMYKDLGNDLPTLYNKINTTNQTIVGFLKQKGITENEISINAPEIIDMQAERYNNNSVPFRYNVTSVITVTSTKVDLVRKMISEQSELLKQGIAITGGDYRYNVQYDYTGLNDIKPQMIEEATKNARAAAIKFAKDSDSELGKIKRAYQGQFSIEDRDANTPYIKRIRVVTTIDYSLED from the coding sequence ATGAAAAGTTGGAAACAAGAAGCCGTCATCCTTGCTATAGGCATGTTGGTGATGGGGTATTTTATCAAACAGGGATTGGACACTTTCTCTGGTAAAGACAGAGTAGTGAATGTGAAAGGTCTGGCAGAAATGGAGGTGCCAGCTAATAAAGTAACTTGGCCTTTAATGTATAAAGACCTGGGAAATGATCTCCCGACCTTATATAACAAAATAAATACAACCAACCAAACAATTGTCGGCTTCTTGAAACAGAAAGGAATCACTGAAAACGAAATCAGTATCAATGCACCGGAAATTATAGACATGCAAGCTGAACGTTATAATAATAATTCAGTTCCCTTCCGCTATAATGTGACCTCTGTCATCACGGTTACTTCAACTAAAGTAGATCTGGTGAGAAAGATGATCAGCGAACAAAGCGAACTCTTAAAGCAAGGTATCGCTATTACCGGTGGAGATTATCGTTACAATGTGCAATATGACTATACCGGTTTAAACGACATCAAGCCTCAAATGATAGAGGAAGCAACTAAAAACGCACGGGCGGCAGCTATTAAATTCGCCAAGGACTCGGACAGCGAACTTGGTAAGATAAAAAGAGCTTATCAGGGACAATTCAGTATCGAGGATCGTGATGCCAATACTCCTTACATCAAACGTATCCGTGTTGTAACCACCATTGATTACTCTTTGGAAGATTAA
- a CDS encoding cold-shock protein, whose product MAKPISFTKRDLEKKKQEKRLAKQQKKEERKNNGTSSFEDMIAYVDENGMITDTPPISNNKPQEVDMSTIEVSTPRRTEEPIELVHEGRIEHFNVSKGYGFVKDLKNAEKYFFHISGLIDNIIENNIVTFELEKGSRGMNAVKIKLKK is encoded by the coding sequence ATGGCGAAACCTATTTCATTTACCAAACGAGATCTGGAAAAGAAAAAACAAGAAAAGCGTTTAGCAAAACAGCAGAAAAAAGAAGAAAGAAAAAATAACGGCACATCCTCCTTCGAAGATATGATTGCCTATGTGGACGAGAACGGTATGATAACCGATACTCCTCCCATTTCTAATAATAAACCACAAGAAGTGGATATGTCCACCATTGAAGTTTCAACTCCTCGTAGAACTGAAGAACCGATAGAACTAGTACATGAAGGAAGAATAGAGCACTTCAATGTATCCAAAGGATATGGATTTGTAAAAGATTTGAAGAATGCAGAGAAATACTTCTTTCATATTAGTGGACTGATAGACAATATCATAGAAAATAACATCGTGACTTTTGAACTAGAAAAAGGGTCACGTGGTATGAATGCTGTGAAAATAAAACTTAAGAAATAG
- a CDS encoding ribonuclease Z has product MEKFEVHILGCGSALPTTRHFATSQVVNIREKLFMIDCGEGAQMQLRKSKLKFTRLNHIFISHLHGDHCFGLMGLISTFGMLGRTATLYIHCHAELERLLTPQLDFFCKGMSYKVVFQTFDPGKAEIIYDDRSLTIETIPLRHRIPTCGFLFSEKQTPAHIRRDMIDFYEIPVYELNRIKNGADYTLPDGKIVPNNKLTIPSALPRRYAYCSDTIYLPRIIEQIYGVDLLFHEATFAQSEQARAKETFHTTASQAGEIARTAKVKQLLIGHFSARYEDESILLQEASDIFPNTLLARETLKISIESIKP; this is encoded by the coding sequence ATGGAGAAATTTGAAGTACATATATTAGGATGCGGGTCAGCATTGCCGACCACACGGCATTTTGCGACCTCACAAGTCGTAAATATCCGTGAAAAACTATTTATGATAGACTGTGGTGAAGGAGCACAAATGCAATTACGCAAATCAAAACTGAAATTCACCCGGCTAAACCATATATTCATTTCACATTTGCATGGCGATCATTGTTTCGGACTAATGGGACTGATATCAACTTTCGGTATGCTGGGAAGGACAGCCACACTCTATATTCACTGTCATGCAGAATTAGAACGTCTTCTTACTCCGCAACTCGACTTTTTTTGCAAAGGTATGAGTTACAAAGTCGTTTTCCAAACTTTTGATCCGGGCAAAGCTGAAATAATTTATGACGACCGTTCGCTAACCATAGAAACAATTCCCTTACGTCATCGGATACCAACATGCGGATTCCTCTTTTCAGAGAAACAGACTCCCGCCCATATTCGTCGCGACATGATTGACTTTTATGAAATCCCCGTATACGAACTCAACCGGATAAAGAATGGCGCCGATTACACATTACCGGACGGAAAAATAGTACCAAACAACAAATTGACTATCCCTTCTGCCCTTCCCCGCCGATATGCCTATTGTTCAGATACTATTTATTTGCCACGTATCATAGAACAAATATACGGAGTGGACCTGTTATTTCATGAAGCCACCTTTGCACAAAGCGAACAAGCCCGTGCGAAAGAAACCTTTCACACAACTGCTTCACAGGCTGGAGAAATCGCCCGTACCGCAAAAGTAAAACAACTTCTTATAGGACATTTTTCAGCCCGCTACGAAGATGAAAGCATATTGTTACAGGAAGCATCGGATATTTTTCCTAACACTCTACTTGCACGGGAAACATTAAAAATTTCAATAGAATCCATTAAACCATAA
- the mazG gene encoding nucleoside triphosphate pyrophosphohydrolase: MHTRKEQMEAFGRFLDILDELREKCPWDRKQTNESLRPNTIEETYELCDALMKDDKKDICKELGDVLLHVAFYAKIGSETGDFDIKDVCDCLCEKLIFRHPHVFGEVKAETAEKVTENWEQLKMKEKDGNKMVLSGVPPALPSLIKAYRIQDKARNVGFDWEERSQVWTKVKEEIGEFEAEVENMDKEKAEAEFGDVMFSLINAARLYKINPDNALELTNQKFIRRFNYLEEHTIKQGKNLKDMTLEEMDAIWNEAKKEEK, translated from the coding sequence ATGCATACAAGAAAAGAACAAATGGAAGCATTTGGCCGCTTTCTCGATATTTTAGACGAGTTGCGAGAGAAGTGTCCTTGGGATCGGAAACAGACGAATGAAAGTCTACGTCCTAATACGATTGAAGAAACTTACGAACTTTGTGATGCTTTGATGAAGGATGACAAGAAGGATATCTGTAAAGAGTTGGGTGATGTGTTGTTGCATGTGGCCTTTTATGCAAAGATAGGTAGTGAAACAGGAGATTTTGATATTAAGGATGTGTGTGACTGTCTTTGTGAGAAGCTGATTTTCCGTCATCCTCATGTCTTTGGCGAAGTGAAAGCCGAGACTGCCGAGAAGGTGACTGAAAACTGGGAACAGTTGAAGATGAAGGAAAAGGATGGTAACAAAATGGTTTTGAGCGGAGTACCTCCTGCTTTGCCTTCGCTAATCAAGGCATACCGCATTCAGGACAAGGCCCGCAACGTGGGATTTGATTGGGAGGAGCGTTCGCAGGTTTGGACTAAAGTAAAAGAGGAGATCGGCGAGTTTGAAGCTGAGGTGGAGAACATGGATAAGGAGAAGGCGGAAGCGGAATTCGGTGATGTAATGTTCAGTCTTATAAACGCGGCCCGCCTTTACAAGATTAATCCGGATAATGCATTGGAACTCACTAACCAGAAGTTTATCCGTCGTTTCAATTACTTAGAGGAACACACCATCAAACAGGGAAAGAACTTGAAGGATATGACTTTGGAAGAAATGGATGCTATATGGAATGAGGCTAAAAAGGAAGAAAAATAG
- a CDS encoding RagB/SusD family nutrient uptake outer membrane protein yields MKKKYITKLTIAACLSSALSLNSCIEEVFPESSTATIDQIGKSDQAISAMVNSVVAFINAFRSYGPQFYHDFGYSGYNLIRESACEDFFCHEPKFDFFDTYGVCNDLGDADVVNTIWYYNYKFLNNVNNALSALEKADDAPENKYYKGICLSYRAMIYMDLVRMYEYKKTGVEKLDAEAASKNLYGITVPIITDETTEEEGRNNPRAPFYAVYKFILDDLASAEELLSDYQRPTKNLPCTPVVHGLMARMWLEMGSRFELYPEDLNTLNNNTDLNIASKETCFTKAAEYARKVINESGAMPLTEKEWFGGDSYTTGFNSVLTNSWVWGSIMTTEDVHSYWLNFAGSMCPEQTFGYGNRKWQGYKLIGKKLFDQIPNADWRKTTWIAPEDAHKAPGTKYKTLLTDDDFADMPPYTGIKFRPKNGEMNDYTIGAAVDYPLMRIEEMYLIEAEAIGMSQGLAAGISKLEDFVNTFRYNTSVGSYTCKVNDLKEFQKKVVEQKRIEFWGEGIIFWDYKRLELQVVRGYPGTNAPIGYRFNSIEGYCAPWMNIFISLYENVFNKGAVLNPDPSQAIKEWVE; encoded by the coding sequence ATGAAAAAGAAATATATTACCAAACTAACGATTGCTGCATGTCTGTCATCAGCATTAAGCTTAAACAGTTGTATCGAAGAGGTATTTCCAGAAAGTAGCACAGCTACCATAGACCAAATAGGAAAATCTGACCAAGCTATCAGCGCAATGGTAAACTCAGTAGTCGCATTTATTAATGCATTTAGAAGTTACGGTCCACAATTTTATCATGATTTTGGATATAGTGGATATAATTTAATCAGAGAAAGTGCATGCGAAGACTTCTTCTGCCACGAACCCAAATTTGACTTTTTTGATACTTATGGAGTATGTAATGATTTGGGTGATGCTGATGTTGTCAATACCATTTGGTATTATAACTACAAGTTTCTGAATAATGTAAATAATGCACTGAGTGCTTTAGAAAAAGCAGATGATGCACCCGAAAACAAGTATTATAAAGGTATATGCCTATCTTATAGAGCCATGATATACATGGACTTAGTCCGAATGTATGAATATAAAAAAACAGGAGTAGAGAAATTAGATGCAGAAGCAGCCAGTAAAAATTTATATGGCATAACCGTACCCATTATTACCGATGAAACCACAGAAGAAGAAGGGCGTAATAATCCACGTGCTCCCTTCTATGCCGTATACAAATTCATATTAGATGATCTAGCCTCAGCTGAGGAGCTTTTGAGTGATTATCAACGCCCAACCAAAAACTTGCCCTGTACCCCGGTTGTCCATGGTCTGATGGCACGTATGTGGCTGGAAATGGGATCTCGTTTCGAACTTTACCCTGAAGATCTCAACACCCTAAACAACAATACAGATTTAAACATTGCATCAAAAGAAACTTGTTTCACTAAAGCAGCCGAATACGCACGCAAAGTCATTAACGAAAGCGGAGCAATGCCTCTGACCGAAAAGGAATGGTTTGGTGGAGACAGCTATACTACCGGCTTCAACAGTGTACTAACCAATTCATGGGTATGGGGATCCATCATGACTACCGAGGATGTACATAGCTATTGGCTCAACTTTGCCGGAAGCATGTGTCCTGAACAAACTTTCGGTTACGGTAACCGAAAATGGCAAGGATACAAGCTTATCGGCAAAAAATTGTTCGATCAAATACCAAATGCAGACTGGCGAAAAACAACTTGGATTGCTCCTGAAGATGCACACAAAGCTCCCGGAACTAAATATAAAACTTTGTTGACCGATGATGATTTCGCTGATATGCCTCCATATACAGGTATCAAATTCCGACCTAAAAATGGAGAAATGAACGATTATACAATCGGAGCTGCCGTTGACTATCCGTTAATGCGTATAGAGGAAATGTATTTAATTGAAGCCGAAGCAATAGGAATGAGCCAAGGATTAGCAGCCGGTATTTCTAAATTAGAAGATTTCGTAAATACATTTCGTTATAATACTTCTGTGGGTAGCTATACATGTAAAGTAAATGATCTAAAAGAGTTTCAAAAGAAGGTTGTTGAACAGAAACGTATTGAATTCTGGGGTGAAGGGATCATCTTTTGGGATTACAAACGGTTAGAGTTACAAGTTGTTCGTGGTTATCCAGGTACTAATGCTCCTATCGGATATCGATTTAATTCAATAGAAGGCTACTGTGCGCCCTGGATGAATATCTTTATCAGTCTTTATGAAAATGTATTCAACAAAGGTGCAGTTTTAAATCCTGATCCTTCACAAGCCATCAAAGAATGGGTAGAATAA
- the rpsA gene encoding 30S ribosomal protein S1 codes for MENLKNITPVEDFNWDAYENGEAVTSMSHEDLEKAYDGTLNKVNDREVVDGTVIAMNKREVVVNIGYKSDGIIPLNEFRYNPDLKIGDTVEVYIENQEDKKGQLILSHKKARATRSWDRVNAALENEEIIKGYIKCRTKGGMIVDVFGIEAFLPGSQIDVKPIRDYDVFVGKTMEFKVVKINQEFKNVVVSHKALIEAELEQQKKEIIGKLEKGQVLEGTVKNITSYGVFIDLGGVDGLIHITDLSWGRVSDPKEVVELDQKLNVVILDFDDEKKRIALGLKQLTPHPWDALDANLQVGDKVKGKVVVMADYGAFIEIAPGVEGLIHVSEMSWSQHLRSAQDFMKVGDEVEAVILTLDRDERKMSLGIKQLKQDPWETIEEKYPVGSKHTAKVRNFTNFGVFVEIEEGVDGLIHISDLSWTKKVKHPSEFTQIGADIEVQVLEIDKENRRLSLGHKQLEENPWDVFETVFTVGSVHEGTIIEMLDKGAVVALPYGVEGFATPKHLVKEDGSQAQLDEKLSFKVIEFNKDAKRIILSHSRIFEDAAKAEERAEKKAASNVKKTTKREDAPAIQNQAASTTLGDIDALAALKEQLENKKK; via the coding sequence ATGGAAAATTTAAAAAACATCACTCCTGTTGAAGATTTCAACTGGGATGCTTATGAAAACGGCGAAGCTGTAACCAGCATGAGCCACGAAGATCTTGAAAAAGCTTATGACGGTACGCTGAACAAAGTAAACGACCGCGAGGTTGTAGACGGTACTGTTATTGCAATGAACAAACGCGAAGTAGTTGTCAATATCGGCTACAAATCAGACGGTATCATTCCTTTGAATGAATTCCGTTACAATCCAGATTTGAAAATAGGTGATACTGTAGAAGTATACATTGAAAATCAGGAAGATAAGAAAGGACAGTTAATTCTGTCACACAAAAAAGCACGTGCTACTCGTTCTTGGGACCGCGTAAACGCTGCTCTTGAAAATGAAGAAATTATTAAGGGTTACATCAAATGCCGCACTAAGGGTGGTATGATTGTGGACGTATTCGGTATCGAAGCATTCTTGCCGGGTTCTCAAATTGATGTGAAACCTATCCGCGACTACGATGTATTTGTAGGTAAGACAATGGAATTCAAAGTGGTTAAAATCAACCAGGAATTCAAAAACGTTGTTGTTTCTCACAAAGCTCTTATCGAAGCTGAACTTGAACAGCAGAAGAAAGAAATCATCGGTAAACTTGAAAAAGGACAAGTACTGGAAGGTACTGTTAAAAATATCACATCATACGGAGTATTCATCGACCTTGGTGGTGTAGATGGTTTGATTCATATCACTGACCTGTCTTGGGGGCGTGTAAGCGATCCGAAAGAAGTAGTTGAACTGGATCAGAAGTTGAACGTAGTTATCCTTGATTTCGATGACGAAAAGAAACGTATTGCTCTTGGTTTGAAACAACTGACTCCGCACCCATGGGATGCTTTGGATGCTAACTTGCAGGTAGGTGACAAAGTGAAAGGTAAAGTAGTCGTTATGGCTGACTACGGTGCATTCATCGAAATTGCTCCGGGCGTAGAAGGTTTGATTCACGTATCTGAAATGTCTTGGTCACAGCACTTGCGTTCTGCTCAGGACTTCATGAAGGTAGGTGACGAAGTAGAAGCTGTTATCCTGACTCTTGACCGTGACGAACGTAAGATGTCTTTGGGTATCAAACAGTTGAAACAAGATCCATGGGAAACTATCGAAGAAAAGTATCCTGTAGGTTCCAAGCACACTGCAAAAGTTCGTAACTTCACTAACTTCGGTGTATTCGTGGAAATCGAAGAAGGTGTAGACGGATTGATCCACATCTCTGACCTGTCTTGGACTAAGAAAGTAAAACATCCTTCTGAATTCACTCAGATCGGTGCAGATATCGAAGTTCAAGTATTGGAAATCGACAAAGAAAACCGTCGCTTGAGCCTTGGTCACAAACAGTTGGAAGAAAATCCTTGGGATGTATTCGAAACTGTATTTACTGTAGGTTCTGTACACGAAGGTACTATCATCGAAATGTTGGATAAGGGTGCTGTAGTAGCTCTTCCTTATGGTGTAGAAGGTTTTGCAACTCCGAAACACCTGGTAAAAGAAGATGGCTCTCAAGCCCAATTGGATGAAAAACTGTCATTCAAAGTAATTGAATTCAACAAGGATGCCAAGAGAATCATTCTGTCTCACAGCCGCATTTTCGAAGATGCTGCCAAGGCAGAAGAAAGAGCTGAAAAGAAAGCAGCTTCTAATGTAAAGAAAACAACTAAGAGAGAAGACGCTCCTGCTATCCAAAATCAGGCAGCTTCTACCACTTTAGGTGATATCGATGCTTTGGCTGCTTTGAAAGAACAGTTGGAAAACAAGAAGAAGTAA
- a CDS encoding SusC/RagA family TonB-linked outer membrane protein, producing MKKTLLLLFVCLFVGISHAQAQVTVKGTVISSENNEPVIGASVLVKGTTNGTITDINGQFTLTNISPTNKTIIVSFIGMETQEVTIKPEMKIVMTSTTEVMEEVLVVAYGTAKKSAFTGSAKMIHTEQITKRPVTNVIESLSGQVAGLQMTMTNGQPGETPSILIRGISSMSAKTDPLIVLDGMPYEGGWNNINPADVESISVLKDAASTALYGARGANGVIIITTKSAKAGDAKITVDAKWSANTRGEIEYDYIKDPGEYYQAHYKALYNYYLNAQGQTPDQAYVSANTNMIGTNSQTGGLSYNVYSYPEGEYLIGKNGLLNPNAKLGRIVNGYYLTPDNWVDATYHTALRQEYNVNISGGSDKAQIYASFGYLDEDGIAQGSDYNRITGRLKTTYQAKPWMRFGANISYTHSIQNAAAGGFAQAFNTAPIYPLYLRDTNGKIMQDKNGDMYDFGVSNQGPLNRPINPNSNGIKLSQLDTYNTSANTLNGDAFIDINFLKDFKFTFNAGTSIRDSRYKNALNPFYGTANSLNGSINVQHWRRTTLNLQQILNYNHSFGLHNVSLMAGHESFNNVYEELYAAKNSMFSFFQNQELNGAISGTNDESSYKSKYNTEGYLFRGMYDYDGKYFFQLSYRRDASSRFHPDNRWGNFYSVGTAWILTKEKWLDDIKWLDLLKLKFSVGQQGNDRIDDFLYVDTYNINNSNNELSLGFSRKGNKNITWETNTNINLGIEFELLKGRLSGSIEYFNRRTTDMLNRFSVPLSLGYSGYYDNIGDMNNKGVEIDLKYIPVKTRNVTWNIGFNATHYRNKISRLAESKKTDIIDGHAGYVNGLYYYGEGLPMYTNYVQKYAGVSEEGKPQWYYTDKQTGEMKTTTTYSQADLYLCGDAVPDLYGGINTSLSFYGFDFSAQINYSIGGQAYDYGYQALMSPPTSTHLGYNVHKDIYKAWSPENTQSDIPQWQFNDLYSVKTSDRFLTNASSISIQNIQLGYTFSKKTLRSLYLTNLRIYVACDNVYYWSKRKGFDSRVTWNGNKDSSGEYSAVRAFSAGLSLQF from the coding sequence ATGAAAAAGACACTATTACTACTATTCGTATGCTTATTCGTAGGAATAAGCCATGCACAAGCACAGGTAACAGTGAAAGGAACCGTTATCTCAAGCGAAAACAACGAACCGGTAATCGGAGCTTCCGTATTGGTAAAAGGAACAACCAATGGAACAATCACCGACATCAATGGTCAGTTTACACTTACAAACATCTCACCTACCAACAAAACAATTATTGTTTCTTTCATTGGAATGGAAACCCAAGAAGTAACCATCAAGCCGGAAATGAAAATTGTTATGACTTCAACAACAGAAGTGATGGAAGAAGTTTTGGTAGTTGCTTATGGTACTGCAAAAAAATCAGCTTTTACAGGATCTGCAAAAATGATTCATACAGAACAAATAACTAAACGTCCGGTTACTAATGTCATAGAAAGTTTATCTGGACAAGTGGCAGGCCTACAAATGACAATGACAAATGGACAGCCTGGCGAAACTCCAAGCATTCTGATACGTGGCATCAGTTCAATGAGCGCAAAAACAGATCCCCTCATCGTATTAGACGGTATGCCATACGAAGGAGGATGGAATAACATCAATCCAGCAGATGTAGAATCTATTTCTGTACTAAAAGATGCAGCATCCACAGCTCTTTATGGTGCTCGAGGTGCTAACGGTGTCATAATTATAACAACAAAATCAGCCAAAGCAGGCGATGCAAAAATCACAGTAGACGCTAAATGGAGTGCCAATACCCGTGGTGAAATAGAATATGACTACATAAAAGATCCAGGAGAATATTATCAAGCACACTATAAAGCATTATACAATTATTATTTAAATGCCCAAGGACAAACCCCTGACCAAGCATATGTCAGCGCAAATACTAATATGATAGGAACCAACAGCCAAACCGGCGGTTTATCCTACAACGTATATTCATATCCTGAAGGAGAATATCTGATTGGTAAAAACGGTCTTCTTAATCCTAATGCAAAATTAGGACGGATAGTAAACGGTTATTATCTCACTCCCGATAATTGGGTTGATGCCACATACCATACAGCTTTACGCCAGGAATATAATGTCAATATTTCCGGTGGAAGTGACAAAGCGCAAATCTATGCTTCTTTCGGATATCTAGATGAAGATGGCATCGCACAAGGTTCTGACTATAATCGTATTACCGGTCGTCTGAAAACGACTTACCAGGCTAAACCATGGATGAGATTTGGTGCCAATATCAGTTATACACACTCAATACAGAATGCAGCGGCCGGCGGCTTTGCCCAGGCATTCAATACAGCCCCTATATATCCGCTTTACCTACGTGATACAAATGGTAAGATCATGCAGGATAAAAATGGTGACATGTACGATTTCGGAGTATCCAACCAAGGTCCTCTAAACCGTCCCATCAACCCGAACTCTAACGGAATAAAATTAAGTCAGCTTGATACATATAACACCTCTGCAAATACTTTGAATGGAGACGCATTTATAGATATTAATTTCCTGAAAGACTTCAAATTCACATTCAATGCAGGCACTTCGATACGTGACAGCCGGTACAAAAATGCTTTAAATCCTTTTTATGGAACAGCAAATTCCTTGAATGGAAGCATCAATGTCCAGCATTGGCGTCGAACAACCCTCAACCTACAACAAATATTAAATTATAATCATAGCTTCGGATTACATAACGTTTCATTGATGGCAGGTCATGAAAGCTTTAATAACGTTTATGAAGAATTATACGCAGCCAAAAACAGTATGTTCTCTTTTTTTCAGAATCAAGAATTAAACGGTGCCATCAGTGGTACCAACGATGAGTCATCCTATAAGAGCAAATACAATACTGAAGGATATTTATTCCGAGGTATGTACGACTATGACGGCAAATATTTTTTCCAACTTTCTTATCGGCGCGATGCCTCTTCCCGCTTCCACCCGGATAATCGCTGGGGTAATTTCTACTCTGTGGGAACTGCTTGGATTCTTACCAAAGAAAAATGGTTGGATGACATTAAATGGCTCGATTTATTAAAACTAAAGTTTTCTGTAGGTCAACAGGGTAACGACAGAATAGACGATTTCTTATATGTAGATACTTACAATATCAATAACAGCAATAATGAGTTATCATTAGGTTTTTCCAGAAAAGGAAATAAAAATATTACCTGGGAAACCAATACAAATATAAATTTAGGTATAGAATTCGAACTATTAAAAGGCAGATTAAGTGGTAGCATAGAATATTTCAATCGCAGAACAACTGATATGCTTAACCGTTTTTCCGTACCTTTATCATTAGGGTACTCAGGCTATTATGACAATATTGGCGACATGAATAACAAAGGTGTTGAAATTGATTTAAAATATATACCAGTCAAGACTAGAAACGTAACATGGAATATTGGCTTTAATGCAACACATTATAGAAATAAGATCAGCCGTCTTGCAGAAAGTAAAAAAACAGACATTATAGATGGACATGCCGGTTATGTAAACGGTCTGTATTATTACGGAGAAGGACTTCCAATGTATACTAACTATGTTCAAAAATATGCAGGTGTGTCCGAAGAAGGCAAACCACAATGGTATTATACAGATAAGCAAACCGGTGAGATGAAAACAACAACAACCTATTCTCAAGCTGATCTATACTTATGTGGTGACGCTGTTCCAGACCTATACGGTGGTATCAATACCTCTCTTTCATTTTATGGTTTTGATTTCTCTGCACAAATAAACTACAGTATAGGAGGTCAGGCATACGACTATGGTTACCAAGCATTAATGTCACCTCCTACTTCAACTCATTTAGGATATAATGTTCACAAAGATATTTATAAAGCATGGAGCCCGGAGAATACTCAAAGTGATATTCCACAATGGCAATTCAATGACCTGTACAGTGTAAAAACATCCGACAGGTTTCTAACTAATGCATCTTCCATAAGTATTCAAAACATTCAATTAGGATATACTTTTTCAAAAAAAACACTTAGAAGTCTATATCTAACTAATCTGCGCATTTATGTGGCCTGCGACAATGTTTATTATTGGTCAAAAAGAAAAGGTTTCGATTCACGCGTAACATGGAACGGAAATAAAGATTCATCCGGAGAATATTCAGCCGTACGCGCATTCTCCGCCGGTCTAAGTTTACAATTCTAA
- a CDS encoding RNA polymerase sigma factor — MNTYNEKEIIALLQDPARQKEAFECIVNEYSEQLYWQIRRMVLSHEDANDLLQNTFIKAWTNLEYFRAEAKMSTWLYRIALNECLTFLNKQRATNQLSIDDADADMVNKLESDTYFNGDETQILFQKALLTLPEKQRIVFNLKYFQEMKYEDMSEILGTSIGALKASYHHAVKKIENFLKEYL; from the coding sequence ATGAACACTTATAATGAGAAAGAAATAATAGCTTTATTACAGGACCCGGCACGACAAAAAGAAGCCTTCGAATGTATTGTCAACGAATACAGCGAACAGCTATATTGGCAGATACGCCGGATGGTACTTTCTCATGAAGATGCCAATGATCTGTTACAGAATACATTTATCAAAGCATGGACTAATCTAGAGTATTTTCGTGCCGAAGCCAAAATGTCAACCTGGCTTTACCGCATAGCTTTGAATGAATGCTTAACCTTTTTAAATAAACAACGTGCCACCAACCAATTATCCATAGACGACGCTGATGCAGATATGGTGAACAAACTGGAAAGTGATACATATTTTAATGGAGATGAAACTCAAATATTATTTCAAAAGGCATTACTGACACTCCCTGAAAAGCAGCGTATAGTATTCAATTTAAAATACTTTCAAGAAATGAAATATGAAGACATGTCTGAAATATTAGGAACAAGTATAGGAGCACTGAAAGCCTCCTACCACCATGCAGTGAAAAAAATAGAGAACTTTTTAAAAGAATACCTTTAA